The following proteins are encoded in a genomic region of Falsibacillus pallidus:
- a CDS encoding DnaA N-terminal domain-containing protein codes for MENKRINLVTEISLLKDIFYTLDEIIEQKEEELQYLTDIANHSNNSDGFHEDDDYNRFIQRTWYDIRELLKDQMTSVDFEIWIEHLTIQAIVENKAFINVPNQFAVHWIRRQFARLITDNFSTILHDDIEVKLLCEDAG; via the coding sequence ATGGAAAATAAAAGAATAAATTTAGTTACCGAAATCAGTTTATTAAAAGATATCTTCTATACTTTAGATGAGATAATTGAGCAAAAAGAAGAGGAACTGCAATACTTAACAGATATCGCTAATCACAGTAATAACTCGGATGGTTTTCATGAAGATGATGATTACAATCGATTTATCCAAAGAACTTGGTACGATATCCGGGAACTACTTAAAGATCAAATGACATCTGTTGATTTTGAAATTTGGATTGAACATTTAACCATACAAGCAATAGTAGAAAACAAAGCCTTTATTAACGTTCCGAATCAATTTGCTGTCCACTGGATTCGTAGACAATTTGCTCGGTTGATAACTGATAATTTTTCAACCATCCTTCATGATGATATCGAAGTTAAATTATTATGTGAGGATGCAGGTTAA